The Haloterrigena turkmenica DSM 5511 genome includes the window TCGCGGGCGAGTTCGTCCAGGGCGAACTCGAGACGATTACCGAACCGGCCTCGGCCTTCGTCGTCGTCTTCGCCGTCGCGATGGCGCTGGCGATCGTCGGCCTCGCCGGCAAATACGGTCGCGAGCGACTTGCGGCGTAGGACGGATTCCCGTTCGCGTTCCGCGGACCAATTTTCAAGCCGTTCGGGATCGACACTCAGCGCATGCCAGCGTTAGCAGACGACGTCATCGTCGTCACGGGCGCGAGCCGCGGCCTCGGCCGCGCGATGGTCGAACGCTTTTCCGACGAGGGCGCACGCGTCGTCCTCACCGCCCGCGACGAGGAACGGATGGACGAGATCGCTACCGACCTGCCCGGCGAGTCGCTCGTCGTCCCCGCGGACGTTCGGGACGCCGACGCCGTCGAGCGGGTCGTCGCCCGCACGATCGAGGAATTCGACCGCGTCGACACGCTGGTCAACAACGCCGGCGTCAGTTTGCTCGGGATGTACGACGGGCGAAACCGGCTCGAGGAGATCAGCGAAGAGGACTGGGACACCGTCCTCGAGGTCAACTTAAAGGGCGTCTTTCTCTTCACCCGCGCGGTCCTTCCGCACATGTACGAGCGGGAGAGCGGCAATATCGTCAACGTCTCCTCGGGACTCGGCCGCCATGCCATCGCCGGCGCGGGCCCCTACGTTAGTTCGAAGTGGGGCCTCGAGGGACTCACGCGGACGACGGCACTCGAGGCCGAGGATCGCGGCGTCAACGCCAACGCCGTCGATCCGGGCGGTCGGGTCGACACCGCTATCTGGGATCACCTGCCCGACGACGAGCGCGAGGAGATCCTCGATCCCGACGTGATGAACGACGCCGCCGTGCTCCTCGCGGCGCAGGGGCCCGACGGCGTCAGCGGCGAGTCGATGCCCGCCGAGGAGTGGGAGCAGCGGCTCGGCTAGCGCGTTCGAGTCTCACTTCCGTCGATTCTGTCGGCGGTCCCACAACTACTATATCGACGGTCGATTTCTTTCCGCGCGATGAGCCGGGAATTAGACGCGCTCGCTCGAGAGCTATCGATTCCGTACTACGAAGCCGCCCTCCCCGCACACGACAGTTTCCACGCCAACCGCGTCCGCGACATGGCGCTCCGATTGGCGAACGAGTGCGAGGAAACCGTCGACCGAGACGTGCTGTCGGCGGCCGCGTGGTTGCACGACATCGGACGCCCCGCGGAGCGAACGGGCGAGATCGACGATCACGACGAATGGGGTGCGGGCGAAGCGGCGAAGCTTCTCGCGGCCGAAGACGTGTCCGCCGGCCGAATCGCTGCGATCGAACACTGCATTCGGACACACAGTATTCGGTCCAGTTCTCCGGAGCCCGAGACGCTCGAGGCGACGTTGCTCTTCGACGCGGACAAGTTGGACGCGACCGGTGCGGTCGGAATCGTCCGGCTGGCCTGTATCGTCGGCGAGCGATCGGGCCGAACGGGCGAGAAACACGCGGTGATCGACGACCCATCGGTACAGCGGGCGGCGACGGCGGACGGCCCGGACGTCGCGCTCCTTCGCGAGTGGGCGAGAGAGCGCCTGGACGAGTTGTACACGGACCCTGCCCGTCGTCTCGGGGCGTCCCGATGGGAGTTCATGGAGTCGTTTTTCGCCCGCTTCGCCGACGAACTCGGGGTCGAGGGAGAGCGGTAACGGACTCGGGCGAGACGGTGGCTACTCCGACTCCCCGAGCAATTTCCGCATCTTGACGTGGGGAATCCCGGCCTCCTCGAACTCCTCGCCGTGGCGTTCGTAGCCCAGACTGCGGTAGAAGCCGGCCGCTCGCGTTTGCGAGTGCAGTTTCAGCGACTCGAGTCCCTCCTCCCGAGCCCGCACCTCGACGGCGTCCATCACCGCGCGGCCGACGCCGTCCTCCCGGTGGGACTCGAGCACGGCGACGCGCTCGACCTTGCCGACGCCGTCTTCGTACTCCCGCAGGCGGGCGGCGCCCACCGGCTCGTCGCCGTCGTAGGCGACGAAGTGGGTCGCGGTCTCGTCGTGTGCGTCATACTCGAGTTCCTCGTCGACGCCCTGTTCCTCGACGAAGACGGTCTGCCGGACCGCGAAGGCGTCCTCGCGCGCTCGCTCCGCGTCGGCGACGCGTACCTCGGTCATCGGCCGCGAGTACGCGCGGCCGCGACGAGAACGTTACGGCGGACGACTTCCGTTCCGGCCCGCGGCGCCGATTCAGTACCTGGTCTGGAACTGTCGCACCGCGTCGAAGAATTCCCGGCGCTTGCAATCGATATCCGGACCAACCCTCGATGGCGTCGTCCGCCGTCGAGGCGTCACTCCACCGATCGCTCGAGGACTGCCTCAATGTCGGCCGCGATCGCGCCGGACGCGTCCTCGGGGACGCGGTCGAGCCAGATGACGTCCGTCACGTCCTCGCCTGTGACCGTCGGCTCGTCGGCGATCGGCCGACCCGGAACCGACGCCGTCCGGACGAGCACGTCGTAGGTCGTCCGCTGTTGATCCGCGTCATCGTCCCGTTCGAACTCGACCCGCCGGACGCGCACCGGCTCGGCGATACCGGCGTCGACGCCGGTCAGCGACTCGAGAGAGCGGCGGGCGATGGTGTCCCAGTTGTCGTCCGGGCCGACCGGCGCACCGGGGAGCGTCCAGCCGCGGACGCCGTCGGCAACCAGCAGCACCTCGCCGGCATCGTTCGCGACGCCGAGGGTCAGGTGGTCTTCGAGGTCGCGGGCGGTCTCGAACTCGGTTCGGGTGAGCGTCTGCGTCTCGGTCTGCACGTCGACGTCGTCGCGCTCACAGAGGGATTCGGGCTCGAGGGTTGGACTCATGGGTAACACGCGTCGACACCGCCCCGAAAAGCTACTGATCCCGTTCGGAACGGTCGCTTCCGGTCCGCCCCGTTCCGATTGTCTCGTGTTCGTCCGAGCGACCCCCATTGACCGTTGTCAGCATAGTGAGTGGTAGGCCAGTGTGTCTTTACGGCAGCGCCGTTTCCGGACGTACGAAGCAATGAGCGCCGAGCCACACGCCGACGTCTCCGATCGCTCGACCGGCGAGTCGGAACGCGGATCGAGCGCGCCGTTTCGATTGGGGCCGCGCCAGTTCCGCTGGGCGTGGATCGTCGCGGGACTGTTCGTCCTCGCGTCGGCTGGCTGGCTGCGCTTTTCGATCGGCGGCACCCGGGGAACGCTCCTCTACTCGAACGTCGTCCTCACCGCCAGCGCGGCCGCGGCCGCCGTCGCACTGGGACTGCTGGCCCGCCGGAGCGAGCCGCCGGACGCGCTCGGCTGGGGGCTCGTCGCGGTCGGTACCGGCCTGTTCGCGGCCGGCGAGTTCGCGTGGATGTACTACGAACTATGGCTGGGCGGCGTTCCGTTCCCCGGTGTGCCGGACCTCTTCTATCTCAGCGACTACCTCTTCCTCGCGGCCGGATTGCTGGTGATCGCCGTGTCCCAGCACCGGCTGGGATCGCTCCTCCGGATCATCCTCGACGGGCTCCTCGTCGCGCTCGCCCTGCTCGCGATCAGTTGGCAGTTCGTGCTCGAGCCGATCCTGGCGAGCGGGGCCGCCGGCGGTGCGACGCTCTGGGTGTCCGCGGCGTACCCGTCGCTCGACATCGTCCTCGCCGCGGTCGCGTTCGTCGTCGCGGCCCACGCCCGCGGGCCGCGGCGCGTCCCGATCACGCTCCTCGCCGCGGGCAACGTCGTCTGGGCGTTCGGCGACAGCGCGTTCGCGTATCTGTCGATCACGGGCGGGTACGTCTACGGCGAGTTCGACGCGATCTGGCTCGCCGGCAATCTGATCGTCGCACTCGCCGCGCTCCATCCGTCGGCGGCGACGCCCCCGCTCGAGGGCGATCGACGACGGTACGCGTTCCGGGAGACGGTCGCCCCCTACGCGCCGTTCCTGCTCGCGATGGCCGTGACGGGCTACGCCGCCTCGACCGGCACTCTCGGTCCGGTCGAACTCGCGCTCGGCGCGCTCGTGTTGCTCGCGCTCGTCGCCCGGCAGACGTACGTCTTCTTCGACGCGGCGGCGCTCTCCCGGTGCCTCGAGCGCAACGAGGAGACGCTCTCCCGGCGCAACGAGGAGTTGCTGCTCCTGAACCGGATCGTTCGCCACGACATCCGCAACGACATGGCGGTCGTCCTCGGCTGGGGCGAGGAACTGAACGACCGCCTCGACGACGATGACGAGCGCGCGATGCTCGAGCGAATGCTGGATACGACGCAACATACGATCGAACTCACCGAGACGCTCCAGGCGTTCACCGAACTCTGGGATGACGACGGCGATCGGGCCACGAACCCGGTCTCGCTCGAGGCGATGCTCGCCGAGACGCTCGAGCGGCGGCGCGAGGCGTACGCCGACGTCGAGTTCGTCGTCGACGGATCGATTCCGGCGGTGACCGTCAGCGCCGGGCCGCTCCTGTCGACCGTGTTCAGAAACCTCCTGAACAACGCGGTCCAGCACAACGACGCGGCCGACCCACGCGTCGTCATCGCTGCCGACACCGGACCGGAGACGGCGACCGTCCGCATCGCCGATAACGGTCCGGGCGTTCCGGCCGACCGGCGCGACGCCGTCTTCGGCCGCGGCGAGATGGGCCTCGAGAGCGAGGGATCGGGCGTCGGACTCTACCTCGTCGACACGCTCGTCTCGCAGTACGGCGGCGACGTGTGGATCGAATCGAGCGAACTGGGTGGGGCCGCCGTCGTCGTCGAACTGCAGCGTTATCGGGAGTGATCCCGAGGGCGGGGAGACGACGGACTCGCTATCGGACTCGAGTCCGGTAGCGATCGACTCGTCGCTATCGAACGCCGTGATACAACGAAAGAAGCGGGCGAAACAGATTTCGAGAGCGTCTCAGAGCGTCAGAGCGCCGGATGTTCGGCGGGTTGGCCGTCTTACGACAGCCGTTCGATGTTCTCGCGGCTTCGCCGCGAGAGGACGAGAAGGTCTCTACGAGAGCTTCTCGATGGTGTCGACGATCTCGTCGGTGTACTCGCTGGTGCCGAGCTTCTCGGCGTCCTCGAGCTGGCGCTCTAAGTCGTAGGTGACCTTGCCCGAGGAGATGGTCTCCTCGACGGCGTCGCGGATCAGGTCGGCGGCGTCGTCCCAGCCGAGGTAGTCGAACATGAGACGGCCCGAGAGGATCATCGCGGTCGGGTTGGCCATGTCCTGGCCGGCGCGCTTGGGCGCGGAGCCGTGGACGGGTTCCGCGAGCATGCGGCCCTTGCCGAAGTTGCCACCCGGAGCGATCCCGAGGCCGCCGATCTGGGCGCCGGCGGCGTCGGAGAGGTAGTCGCCGTTGAGGTTGGGCATCGCGAGGATGTCGAACTCGTCGGTGCGCAGCTGCATCCACTGGAGCATTGCGTCGGCGAGGCGCTCCTCGACCATGACGGCGTCCTCCGGAATGTCGACCTCGTCCTGGGTCTCCCACAGCGAGTCGGGCGCGGCGAAGACTTCATCGTCGGGGTACTCCTCGTCGGCGACTTCCATGCCCCAGTCGCCGAACTGACCCTCGGTGAACTTCATGATGTTGCCCTTGTGGACGAGCGTGACCTTGTCGCGGTCGTGCTCTAAGGCGTAGTCGATGGCCTCGCGGACGAGTCGCTTCGAGCCCTTCTCGGTGATCGGCTTGAGGCCGATACCGATGGGGCCGTCGTGCATCGTCTCGTCGAAGCCCATCTCGTCCTCGACGAACTCGCGGACCTGCTCGACCTCGTCGGTGCCGGCCTCCCACTCGATGCCGGCGTAGACGTCCTCGGTGTTCTCCCGGAAGGTGACCATGTCCATCTCCTCGGGCGCCTTCATCGGCGACGGGACGCCGTCGAGGTAGTAGGTCGGGCGAACGTTGGCGTACAGATCCAGCGTCTGTCGCAGCGCGACGTTCAGCGAGCGGAAACCGGCGCCGACGGGGGTCGTCAGCGGGCCCTTGATCGCGACGCGGTGTTCCCGGATCGCGTCGACGGTCTCGTCGGGCAGGTTAACGTCCTCGCCGTACTCCTCCCGGGCGGACTCGCCGGCGTAGACGCGCATCCAGCTGATATCGCGGCCGGTCGCCTCGGCGGCGGCCTCGAGGACCTTCTGTGCGGCGGGGCCGACGTCTTTCCCGATTCCGTCGCCGTGGATGATCGGGATGATCGGGTTGTCGGGCACCTCGATCTCGTCCTCGGAACCCTCTTTCAGCGTGATCTTCTCCCCCGCGTCGGGGACCTCGATCTTGTCGTAGCTCATCTCGTCTGT containing:
- a CDS encoding SDR family oxidoreductase — protein: MPALADDVIVVTGASRGLGRAMVERFSDEGARVVLTARDEERMDEIATDLPGESLVVPADVRDADAVERVVARTIEEFDRVDTLVNNAGVSLLGMYDGRNRLEEISEEDWDTVLEVNLKGVFLFTRAVLPHMYERESGNIVNVSSGLGRHAIAGAGPYVSSKWGLEGLTRTTALEAEDRGVNANAVDPGGRVDTAIWDHLPDDEREEILDPDVMNDAAVLLAAQGPDGVSGESMPAEEWEQRLG
- a CDS encoding HD domain-containing protein codes for the protein MSRELDALARELSIPYYEAALPAHDSFHANRVRDMALRLANECEETVDRDVLSAAAWLHDIGRPAERTGEIDDHDEWGAGEAAKLLAAEDVSAGRIAAIEHCIRTHSIRSSSPEPETLEATLLFDADKLDATGAVGIVRLACIVGERSGRTGEKHAVIDDPSVQRAATADGPDVALLREWARERLDELYTDPARRLGASRWEFMESFFARFADELGVEGER
- a CDS encoding GNAT family N-acetyltransferase → MTEVRVADAERAREDAFAVRQTVFVEEQGVDEELEYDAHDETATHFVAYDGDEPVGAARLREYEDGVGKVERVAVLESHREDGVGRAVMDAVEVRAREEGLESLKLHSQTRAAGFYRSLGYERHGEEFEEAGIPHVKMRKLLGESE
- a CDS encoding sensor histidine kinase, which codes for MSAEPHADVSDRSTGESERGSSAPFRLGPRQFRWAWIVAGLFVLASAGWLRFSIGGTRGTLLYSNVVLTASAAAAAVALGLLARRSEPPDALGWGLVAVGTGLFAAGEFAWMYYELWLGGVPFPGVPDLFYLSDYLFLAAGLLVIAVSQHRLGSLLRIILDGLLVALALLAISWQFVLEPILASGAAGGATLWVSAAYPSLDIVLAAVAFVVAAHARGPRRVPITLLAAGNVVWAFGDSAFAYLSITGGYVYGEFDAIWLAGNLIVALAALHPSAATPPLEGDRRRYAFRETVAPYAPFLLAMAVTGYAASTGTLGPVELALGALVLLALVARQTYVFFDAAALSRCLERNEETLSRRNEELLLLNRIVRHDIRNDMAVVLGWGEELNDRLDDDDERAMLERMLDTTQHTIELTETLQAFTELWDDDGDRATNPVSLEAMLAETLERRREAYADVEFVVDGSIPAVTVSAGPLLSTVFRNLLNNAVQHNDAADPRVVIAADTGPETATVRIADNGPGVPADRRDAVFGRGEMGLESEGSGVGLYLVDTLVSQYGGDVWIESSELGGAAVVVELQRYRE
- the icd gene encoding isocitrate dehydrogenase (NADP(+)), whose translation is MSYDKIEVPDAGEKITLKEGSEDEIEVPDNPIIPIIHGDGIGKDVGPAAQKVLEAAAEATGRDISWMRVYAGESAREEYGEDVNLPDETVDAIREHRVAIKGPLTTPVGAGFRSLNVALRQTLDLYANVRPTYYLDGVPSPMKAPEEMDMVTFRENTEDVYAGIEWEAGTDEVEQVREFVEDEMGFDETMHDGPIGIGLKPITEKGSKRLVREAIDYALEHDRDKVTLVHKGNIMKFTEGQFGDWGMEVADEEYPDDEVFAAPDSLWETQDEVDIPEDAVMVEERLADAMLQWMQLRTDEFDILAMPNLNGDYLSDAAGAQIGGLGIAPGGNFGKGRMLAEPVHGSAPKRAGQDMANPTAMILSGRLMFDYLGWDDAADLIRDAVEETISSGKVTYDLERQLEDAEKLGTSEYTDEIVDTIEKLS